One Sphaeramia orbicularis chromosome 21, fSphaOr1.1, whole genome shotgun sequence DNA window includes the following coding sequences:
- the tnfaip6 gene encoding tumor necrosis factor-inducible gene 6 protein produces the protein MRVLALLWVLGFVLKEAQAWGYKNGIFHNSIWLEQAAGVYHRESRKGRYQLTYKEAKAVCKYEGGKLATYEQLEAARQIGFHVCAAGWFDKGRVGYPIVKAGANCGFGKVGIIDYGYRLNKSERWDVYCYNPTSKECGGVLTDQKRIIQSPGFPDEYQDEQICYWHIRVRLGQRIHLHFLEFDVEDDTACLADYLEVYDSYDDVSGFAGRFCGDYLPDDIISTGNVMTLKFLSDASVTGGGFQLHYTAVNASLFSQDYFD, from the exons ATGCGCGTCTTGGCTTTACTGTGGGTTCTTGGGTTCGTGCTGAAAGAGGCGCAGGCGTGGGGCTACAAGAACGGAATATTTCACAATTCAATATGGCTGG AACAAGCAGCTGGAGTTTACCACCGGGAATCGCGCAAAGGGAGATACCAGCTGACTTATAAAGAGGCCAAAGCTGTCTGCAAATATGAGGGAGGAAAGCTGGCCACTTATGAACAGCTGGAGGCAGCTCGTCAAATAG GTTTTCATGTTTGTGCTGCTGGATGGTTTGACAAAGGACGTGTTGGCTACCCCATTGTAAAGGCTGGAGCAAACTGTGGCTTTGGGAAGGTCGGCATCATCGACTACGGTTACAGACTGAACAAAAGTGAGAGATGGGATGTTTACTGCTACAATCCGACCT CCAAAGAGTGTGGCGGAGTACTGACGGATCAGAAGAGGATCATTCAGTCCCCCGGCTTCCCCGACGAGTACCAGGATGAACAGATCTGCTACTGGCACATCCGTGTTCGCCTGGGCCAGAGAATCCACCTCCACTTCCTGGAGtttgatgtagaagatgacacggCATGTTTAGCAGATTATCTGGAGGTGTACGACAGCTATGACGACGTCTCAGGCTTTGCTGGGAG GTTCTGTGGTGATTATCTACCAGATGATATCATCAGCACAG GAAACGTGATGACGCTAAAGTTCCTCAGTGATGCTTCAGTCACAGGCGGTGGTTTCCAGTTACACTACACAGCCGTCAATGCGTCCTTGTTCTCACAGGATTATTTTGACTGA